DNA from Corallococcus soli:
CACTGGCCGGGGCCTGACCGCGCGGTGATCAGCGCCGCGAGTCCTCGGCCCACTCCTCGCGCGTCCAGCCCTGCCGTTCGTAGAGGGCGCGGCGCTCCGGGGGGAGCGCGTCCCAGGAGGTGCCGGGGTCCAGGTCCTTCGGGCGGCTGAAGACACCGGGGACGTCGCTCCGGAGGGCCTGGGCGGCACGCTCCGGGGTGAGGCCGCGCAGGCCGTAGCCCAGCTTGAGGGTGGCGTGGTGCTGGTGGGACTTGTCGGAGAGTTCAAAGGCCACGCCGCCACCGAACTCCGCGGTGCGCGGGTTGAGGTTCGCGTGCGCACGGGCGTGCGAGCCCGCCCCCAGGGACAGCTCCACCTTGCCCTCCGAGTCGCGCCCCACGCTGGCGATGCCCACGCTGAGCTGGAGCTCCGCCTCGGTCCTGCCGTGCGCGTCCGTCATCAGCTCCAGCTCCAGGGGCCCACCCTTGGCGACCACGCCCCCCTGCGTCTGGACCTCGGCGGCGCCGCGCGCATCAAGGTGGGCTTCGGACTTCAGCTTGAACCGGTCGAGGGACGCGCTCGCTTCGGCGGTGAGGAACGCGCCGGCGGGCTGCTGGCCGGAGAGGACCAGCGCGCGGGCGGTGGCCTTTTCGTAGGCCTGGACCTGGGATGCCTGGGGACGGCCGAGGCCGGTCTTCCATTCGGCTTCGTAGCGCTCGCGCCGGGGGTCGGCCCAGGTGAGCCCGAGCACGGTTTCACGCAGGTCCAACGCCTGGGGCGGCCCGAGCGTGCGCAGGGCGCGCAGGCTGTCGGCCTGGCCCACGGCTTCGCCATAGCGGCGCAGGTAGGCGTCGTAGGCCTGGACGGCGGCGTGGCCGGTGTCGGTGGCGTGGGCGTTCACCGCGTCCCGCAGCGCCCCGGGCAGCTTCGGATCATTGACGAAGACCTCCGGTCGCCCGGGCATGCCCAGCGCCCCCGAGACGCCGCCTGGACGCCGCTGGAGGACACCGTTCGACGCGGCCTGTTCCAGGAAGGACTGGCGAGCAGGTGCATCCATCCGGGACACGTACGTGCTGAGCAGGCCGTCGCGGTCCATGCGCTCCAGCGTGGCCCGGTACGCGTCCCGGGGAACGGAGCCGAGCACGGCGTGCGTGGCCTGGACGTCGCTGTCCGTGAGGAACGGGTTCGACAGGCTGCGCGTCAGGTGCGACTGGAGCGTGGCGTAGACGTCCTCGGGGACGGGTGCGGACGCGGGACGCAGACGACCGCCCAGCGCGGCGAGCTCGCGCGCGGACACGGAGGGGCCCGCGAGGCCTCCCGGCGCTGGGGCCACGGGGGACTGCGCGGGAGTCCCGGGCGGACCGTCATAGGCCCGCAGCTCGTTGCGCGTCGGTGAGCCCGGGGCTGGGGCGGGCTTCAGGGACGTGGGCGCGGAGCTGCTGCTCTCCGCGACGGAGGACCGCCTGGACGCGGGACGCGGAGCGTCCAGGGCCTCACGGGGCTTCGGTCCGGAGACGTCGGGAAGAGGGCTGTCGAGGGGAACAGGGCTGCTGCCGGCAGAATCGATTCGGGACATCGGGCTCGCTCCGAAGGAGGAACCCGGACGTCTTGCAGCGGGTGCGCCGCAGGCAGGTGCCCGGAATCACGGCACCGCGCCGCGTCCCCGGGCCCTTTCACGGGACCTGGCGTCCGACGTCACAGACGGGCGTTACCCTCACGCCCGTCCGCGAGAAGACGCAGTCTCCGCTCAGCCCAGCACGTCCTGCGCGCGGCGGTAGTACATCTCGCGGCTGGCCAGGCCGTTGTAGCCGCCGTTGATGCGGCGGGTGACCTCGCGGAAGTTGCCCGCGTCCGCGTAGCTGTTCAGGTTGCGCGAGCCCCAGTACCAACCCGCGATGCGGAACGCGACGTCCGGATCCTTCGCGCGCTCGGGGTTGCCTTCCAGGTCGATGCCCAGCGCCTTGCCCGCCGCCCGGTAGTTGGCGCGCCCCGTGAGCTGGATGGGACCCCGGCCCTTGTAGCGCTTGCCGTCGCCCGGCTGCGTGTTGCCCAGGTCCTTGCGCCCCTCGTACGCCGCGCCGGAGGCGATCTCCTCCATGTAGCGCAGCTCGCCGCTCTCATGCGCCAGCTGCGCCAGGAACATCTCCTGCCGCTGGGGCGTGTTGATGTTCGCCTCCGCCATCGCCTTGTTCAGGTGCGGCAGGTACTGCTCCGCCTTCGCCTGCGACAGGTTCGGCATGATCCTCCGCAGCTGCGCCACCGACACGCCACCCTTGCCGCCCGACGTGCCCGGCGTGCCGCCCACCCCGCCCGTCGTCGGCGGCGGGTTCGCCGTCCCCCCACCGCCGCTCCTGCCCGGAATCGTGAGCTTCTGGCCCACGTAGATCTTGTTCGGGTTCGCGATGTCGTTCGCCTGCTGCAACGCGTTCACCGTCGTGCCGTGACGCCCCGCGATGCCGCTCAGCGTGTCCCCGCTGCGCACCGTGTACGTCGAGCCCCCCGACGTCGGCTTCTGCGTCACCGGCGCCGCGCCGCCCTTGCCCGGAATCGTGAGCCGCTGGCCCACGTAGATCTTGTTCGGGTTCGCGATGTTGTTCGCCTTCGCCAGCGCCGCCGTCGTCGTGCCGTGACGCCCCGCGATGCCGCTCAGCGTGTCCCCGCCGCGCACCGTGTAGCTGCCACCCTTGGACGGAGCCGCCTGGAACGAATCCGGCACCGTCAGCCGCTGCCCCACCCGGATGAGGTTCGCGTTCGCGATGCCGTTCGTCTTCTGGAGCGAACCCACCGACGTGTTGAAGCGCTGCGCGAGGCCGCTCAACGTGTCGCCGCTGCGAACGGAATAGGTCGTCACGGTTGAAACTCCGGGAAAAAGTGGAAACCAATGCCCGGATTTTCGTGACGCCTGAGAATTAGTTTCCCAGGAAGACTGTCTTTTCAGGTTGTTGAATCAATCCACTACGGCTGCATCCGCGACTCCCGCAGGCGCTGCTGGAGGTCGCGGGCCGCGTCGGTGTCGTGCATCACGAGGAGGCTCTGCACGTAGTAGGCGAGCGCCCAGAGGTTCTCTTCCGGGATGGCGCCCTTCCACGACGGCATGGCGGCGCCACCGACGCCCGCGGCCATGACGCGGTAGAGGTCCTCGCGCTGGGCCTCGGCGGTGTACGGCTGGCCATCCACGCGGGTGCCCTGCGGCCACACGGTGCGCAGGCGGTGGAAGAGGAAGTCGGGGGGCAGCACCTTGGAGAGCTGCGTGGCTTCACCCTTCGCGTCCACGGTGAGCGAGTAGTCCGAGTCCCTTGGCAGCGCGGTGTACGGATCCGCGTTGGCCAGGTTCACCTTGCGGCCGGTGACGCTCTCCGTGAGCGCGGCGAGCTCCGCGCGGGGCAGGTACGCGACGTGGCAACTGGCGCAGCCCGCGTTGCCCTTGCCGGCCACGTGGTAGACGGTGCTGCCGCGCGCCACGGCCTCCGCGGCGCGGCCCTTCCACGGGTCCTCCGACATCGCGAGCGGCGCGCCCGGCGCCTCTTCCTTCCAGCGCGGACTGAAGGTCTTGAGGTACTGCACCACCGCGTCCACGTCCGCCGGGGGCACGTCCCACCCGAACATCGGGGTGCCGTGCAGGCCGCGGCGGAGGGTGCGCTTGAGCGCGTCGTCCGTGGGCAGCTCCCCGGCCGCCACGCCGCCGAACTTGTACAGGCCCTGGTGGAAGTTGCGCGGCACCGGACGCATGCCCGAACCGGCGGGCCCCTGGCCGTCGCCCTTCTCGCCGTGACAGGAGGCACAGTAGTGCGTGTAGACGTCCCAGCCGCGCGCCAGCGTCGCGGCCGGAACGACGGTGCCGTCCGCGAGCTTCAGCGGTTCGAACTTCGGCGCCTCCTTGCGACACGCCGGGGCGAGCGCCCCCAGCGCGAGCACGGCGAGCAGGCGGAGCACGCGGGGCGTGGAGGACAGGGGGATTCCAGCGGAGCAGGGAGCGGGCTTCATGGGAGGTACACCACCGCGAAGAGGACACCGTACATCACCGTCGTGCACCACCAGCCGGGCAGGACGCGCCGCACGCCAGCGCGTGCATCCAGGCCCCGCAGGGCGCGCAGGGTGGCACGCAGCAGCCCCCCGAGCACGACCGCCGCGTGCGCGGCCTGCACCACGGACAGGCCATACAGCACGGAGGCGAAGACCCCGCCGTCGGGGATGCGCAGCTCGCGGTGCCACCACAGGACATGGAGCCACGCCGCCTGCGTCACAAGGAACCCCGCGCCCGCCACCACCGCGCCGGACAGCCAGCCGCGTGCGCGCCGGGGGCTGACGAGGCGCCGGAGCGCGACGTGCAGCAGGACGCCTCCGACGATGAGCGACACGCCCGCCAGGGCCGGGACCAGGCGCCCCGGAAGCGCGGACGCGGGCGGCCAGAAGCCCCGCATCCGGTAGAAGTCCGCGGCGAAGGCCACCGCGCAGAAGAGCATCGCCGCCGCCGCGTGCGCGAGGACCATCCCGAACCACAGGTTGGCCTCGGCGCGCTGGGGGGACACCGGGCCCAGCGCCCCGGTGGAATCGTCCGTGCTCACGGGGGTGACTCTCGCATGCCTGGGCCTGGAGAGAAGCACCGGGGAACCAGGCCGCTTCCCTGCTCCCAGCGCCCCCCCGCGCCTGTGTGGGTTCACCGCGAGGAGGTCTTGGTGGTGACCGAGGCTCGCGCTCCCTCGCTTTCGGTCCCACCGAATGAGGCCCCCGGGGATGGCGCATGGCAAACCTGTCCGACTGTCGGACAGATTCTGGCGAACAGCCCCCAGAGGGGCGGCTCCCTGGGCTTCGCTGCTGGCGTGCCCACTTCAAGTCCGGGCTCAACACGAAGCACGAGCGAGCCGCTCCCGAGGACGGGCGCCCTGAGGCCCGCGGGAACAAGAACCCCGCGTGCGACCGGCCCGGCCGGTAGTAGCGTCGCGGCCCCGCCCCGATGCAACCCGCCTCCACTCCGCTCGAGACGTCGTCCCTCCCCGGCTCCCCGCGCTCCTGGCGGGACCGGCTCCCCTGGCCGTTGGTCCTCGTGGCGCTGGGCGCCTGGGTGCTCCGTGCGCTGGCGTTCTTCCATCGCACCGGCCCGCTCGGCTACCCGATGGACTACGACGAGGGCGTCTACTTCTCCGCCGCGTCGCTCCTGCTGCGCGGGGACCTGCCCTACCGCGACTTCATCTTCGTCCACCCTCCGGGTGCCCTCCTGCTGTGGGCGCCCGGCGCCGCGCTCACCCTGGGACTCGACGCGGCCACGGCCTATGGCGTGGCCCGCTACCTCGCCGTCACCGTGGGGGCGCTCTGCGTGTTCCTCGCGGGCCGCGTCGCCTGGCGCGCCTGGGGTCCCCTCGCCGGCTGCGTGGCCGCGCTCACCTACGCCGCATACCCGGAGGCCGTCCTCGTCGAGCGCGGCACCTTCCTGGAGCCCCTGCTCAACGTCCTGTGCCTGGGCTTCGCGAACCTCTGGCTCGCCTCCGACACACCCTCTCGCGCACGGCGCATCGGCGCGGGCGTGCTCATCGGCCTCGCGGTGTCCGTGAAGCTCCCTGGCGGACTCTGGCTCGTCGCCGCGCTGCTGGCCCGACCGTGGAAGGAGTCCTGGCGCGACACCCTCACGCTCGCGCTCATCGCCTTCGCCACGTTCGTCGTCGTGGTGGCCCCGCTGGCCGCGCTCGCCCCTACCGAGTTCTTCCGCGACGTCATCGCCTTCCAGGCCCTGCGCCCCGCGGACGGTGAGCCGGACCGCTGGGTGCGCCTGCACGACATCTTCCACGAGCGCCGCCTGGGCGGAGTCGTGCTCGCGCTCGTGGGCCTGGGCACCGCCTGCGTCCAGGCCCTCCGCGCCCCTACCCCAGGCCGCCCCGCCGCCCGCTTCTTCGCCACCAGCTTCGTGCTCACCGTCGCCCTGTTCCTGGCGTCGCGCACCTACTGGAACCAGTACAACGCGCACCTCGCCGCGTCGGAGGCCGTGCTCGCGGGCCTGGGCGCCTCCGCGCTGCATGCCTTCAGCCTGCGCTGGGGCCGCGTCGCATCAAGGGCCGCGGCCGGGGTCGCCCTGGTCGCCGCGCTCCTGCCCGGCGCGTGGCACGCCTTCCAGAGCTCGAAGCTGCAGGCCCCGGACGTCGTGGCGCTCGCCCGCTACCTGCGCACGGACGTGCCCTCCAACGCGTGCCTGTTCTCGTTCGAGCCCGGCTGGGCGCTCGCGGCCGGCCGGCTCCCCCAGGGAGCCACGCCCGTGGTGGACGTCTACGCCACGATGATCCAGGACTCCATGAGCACCGGCGACCGCTTCGACGACACCGCCGAGGCCTTCACCGCGCCGGAGGCCCAGCAGGCCCTGCGCGTCATGCTGGAGTCCTGCCGCTTCGTCGTCCTCGGCTGGCGCGGCACCTGGCAGCTCACCCCGGAGAGCCGGCCCTGGTTCAAGCAGCGCTTCGTCCGGCGCTTCCCCACCGGAGACGCTGGCGGCGTGGACGTCTGGGAGCGCCGAGCCCCCTGACGTCACCCCGCGCCTTCCACGCCGGAGGGCTCGGGCGCGTCCGCCACCTTCACCGGGACGGCCACGGGCAGCGGCTCCGCCTGACCGATCCAGTCGCGACCCAGCTGCTGTTGTACTTCGGGTTGCGACAGCTCATGCGGCCCGCGCAGCACCACCGGCGAGGCTCCCGCGTTCGTCCACTCCAGCGTGCCCACCTTCCACGGGTTGGGCTCCGCGGCGCGGCCCCACCCGAGCGTGCGCACCAGGTTCACCACGAACAGCAGCTGCGCCGCGCCCAGCAGGAACGCGGCGAAGGTGGTCCACCGGTTCAGCGGGAGCAGGTGCGCGAGGAACGTGTACTGGTACGGGTCGTAGAGCCGCCGCAGCTGCCCGGCGTACCCCGCCACCAGCTGGCCTCCGAAGACGGCGATGAACAGCACCGCGCTGGACAGGACGTGCGCCTTGGCCAGGCCCTCGTGCAGCGAGCGCCCGTACATCCGGGGGAACCAGAAGTAGAGCCCCGCGAAGACGGCGAGGAAGCTGGCCGCGCCCATGGTCAGGTGGAAGTGGCCCACCACCCACAGCGTCCCGTGCAGCGGCACGTCCGTGGCCACCGCGCCCAGGGCGAGTCCGGTGATGCCGCCCAGACCGAAGACGATCATCGTGGCCAGCGCCGCGATCATCGGCGACGTGAGCCGCACGCTGCCCTTCCACAGCGTCATCAGCCAGTTGAGGAACATCACCTGCGCGGGCAGGGAGATGAGCAGCGTCAGCACCATGAACGTGCGCCCCAGCACCGGGGCCATGCCGCTGGTGAACAGGTGGTGCGCGTACACCGCGCCGCTCAGCGCCGTCACCGCGCCCATGGCCCCCGCCGTCAGCCGGTAGCCGTGCGCGGGCTTGCGGCTGAAGAAGGCCACGAAGTCCCCCACCATGCCCCATGCGGGCAGGATGAGGATGTAGACCTCCGGGTGGCCGAACAGCCAGAACAGGTGCTGGTACACCAGCGGGTCACCGCCGCCGCCCACCGCCGCCGCGCCCGCGATGAAGAACTGCGTGCCCGCCACCCGGTCCAGCAGCAGCAGCCCGGTGGCCGCCGCCAGCACCGGCACGAACAGCACGTTGAGCACCGCGCCGTAGAACAGCCCCCACACCGTCAGCGGCAGCCGCCCCCACGTCATCCCCGGCGCGCGGCAGCGCACCACCGTGACGACGAAGTTGAGCCCGTACAGGAACGCGGACACGCCCACGCACAGCACCGCCACCGTCACCAGCGTCTGGCCCAGGCCCGGCGTGAACGCGGGCGTGGACAGCGGAGGGTAGGCCGTCCACCCGGCGCTCGCCGCGCCCAGCCGCACGCAGAACGACGCGAGCATCAGCGCGCCGCCCACCGCGTACGCCCAGAACCCGAGCGCCGACAGCCGGGGGAACGCCATCCGCGGGGTGCCGATGGCCAGCGGCAGCACCAGGTGTCCCAGCGCCCCGAAGAGCAGCGGCGTCACCGCGAAGAAGATCATCAACAGGCCGTGCATCGTGAACACGGCCGTGTACGTGGGCGGCGTCAGCGCCCCCTTCGACTCAGGCAGCGCCCACGCGAGTCCCGGCACCGGCTGCCCCGGCCACGCCCACTGGAAGCGGATGAGCATGGCCAGCAGGCCGCCCACCAGCAGGAACAGGAACCCGCCCCACAGGTACTGGCGGGCCACGCGCTGGGGGTCCGTCGTCCACAGCGACTTCAGGAGCGCGCCGGGCTTCATGGCGTCCTCCAGGCCCAGCCCCAGTGGGCCGCGGTGTCGTCCGCGTCATAGGCCTGCACCGCCTGCCGGCCGGCCTCGCGCAGCCAGGCCGCGTACGCCTCCGGGGACAGGGCCGTCAGCACCCCGCGCATGCGGTAGTGGCTGGTGCCACAGTGCTGGTAGCAGGCGACCTCCCAGGCGCCCTCGCGCGCGGCCTGGAACCAGGTCTGGTTCACGCGGCCAGGAATTGCGTCCAGCTTCACGCGGAAGGCCGGCAGCGCGAAGCCGTGCACCACGTCCGTGGACACGAGCTGCACCCAGACGGGCACCCCGGCCGGCACGCGCAGGTCGTTCCACGTCACCACGTCGTCCTTCGTGCCGAACGTGCCGTCCTGCCCGGCGTAGCGCGCCTCCCACGACCACTGGTGCGCGTTGATTTCGATGCGCACGGTGCGGGGGTCCTCGGTGGGGACGCGGAAGTTCCAGAGCACGTCGCGCAGGTAGCTCTCGGAGCCCAGGAACAGCGACCCGTCCACCACGCCGAACACGCCCAGCGCCAGCCCCAGCACCCAGGCCCGTGAACGGCGCGTGCCTCCATCCGGCGCCACCTTCCGGGCGCCCCGGAAGCGGACCACGGCCACCAGCAGCCACCCGAGCATCACCGCCGCCAGCGCGAGCTCGAAGCGATGGCTGGAGGCCAGCAGTGCGTCGATGCGGTCGCCATGCGCGCTCGCGTTCTCCGGAAGCGACAGGCTCCACGCGCCCCGCGCCGGAGCCACCGCCAGGGGGGCCTGCGCATCCGGCGGCGCGAGCGCGGTCGAAGGCCGCGCGGGCATCGCGGGGTCAGCAGACCCCGCAGGCGCGGTGGACGCGAGCAGCGCGGACACGGGAGGTCCGGACACGGGCTTCACGGGTG
Protein-coding regions in this window:
- a CDS encoding cytochrome c oxidase subunit I, whose translation is MKPGALLKSLWTTDPQRVARQYLWGGFLFLLVGGLLAMLIRFQWAWPGQPVPGLAWALPESKGALTPPTYTAVFTMHGLLMIFFAVTPLLFGALGHLVLPLAIGTPRMAFPRLSALGFWAYAVGGALMLASFCVRLGAASAGWTAYPPLSTPAFTPGLGQTLVTVAVLCVGVSAFLYGLNFVVTVVRCRAPGMTWGRLPLTVWGLFYGAVLNVLFVPVLAAATGLLLLDRVAGTQFFIAGAAAVGGGGDPLVYQHLFWLFGHPEVYILILPAWGMVGDFVAFFSRKPAHGYRLTAGAMGAVTALSGAVYAHHLFTSGMAPVLGRTFMVLTLLISLPAQVMFLNWLMTLWKGSVRLTSPMIAALATMIVFGLGGITGLALGAVATDVPLHGTLWVVGHFHLTMGAASFLAVFAGLYFWFPRMYGRSLHEGLAKAHVLSSAVLFIAVFGGQLVAGYAGQLRRLYDPYQYTFLAHLLPLNRWTTFAAFLLGAAQLLFVVNLVRTLGWGRAAEPNPWKVGTLEWTNAGASPVVLRGPHELSQPEVQQQLGRDWIGQAEPLPVAVPVKVADAPEPSGVEGAG
- a CDS encoding cytochrome c, with protein sequence MKPAPCSAGIPLSSTPRVLRLLAVLALGALAPACRKEAPKFEPLKLADGTVVPAATLARGWDVYTHYCASCHGEKGDGQGPAGSGMRPVPRNFHQGLYKFGGVAAGELPTDDALKRTLRRGLHGTPMFGWDVPPADVDAVVQYLKTFSPRWKEEAPGAPLAMSEDPWKGRAAEAVARGSTVYHVAGKGNAGCASCHVAYLPRAELAALTESVTGRKVNLANADPYTALPRDSDYSLTVDAKGEATQLSKVLPPDFLFHRLRTVWPQGTRVDGQPYTAEAQREDLYRVMAAGVGGAAMPSWKGAIPEENLWALAYYVQSLLVMHDTDAARDLQQRLRESRMQP
- a CDS encoding LysM peptidoglycan-binding domain-containing protein, with amino-acid sequence MTTYSVRSGDTLSGLAQRFNTSVGSLQKTNGIANANLIRVGQRLTVPDSFQAAPSKGGSYTVRGGDTLSGIAGRHGTTTAALAKANNIANPNKIYVGQRLTIPGKGGAAPVTQKPTSGGSTYTVRSGDTLSGIAGRHGTTVNALQQANDIANPNKIYVGQKLTIPGRSGGGGTANPPPTTGGVGGTPGTSGGKGGVSVAQLRRIMPNLSQAKAEQYLPHLNKAMAEANINTPQRQEMFLAQLAHESGELRYMEEIASGAAYEGRKDLGNTQPGDGKRYKGRGPIQLTGRANYRAAGKALGIDLEGNPERAKDPDVAFRIAGWYWGSRNLNSYADAGNFREVTRRINGGYNGLASREMYYRRAQDVLG
- a CDS encoding cytochrome c oxidase subunit II, which encodes MKPVSGPPVSALLASTAPAGSADPAMPARPSTALAPPDAQAPLAVAPARGAWSLSLPENASAHGDRIDALLASSHRFELALAAVMLGWLLVAVVRFRGARKVAPDGGTRRSRAWVLGLALGVFGVVDGSLFLGSESYLRDVLWNFRVPTEDPRTVRIEINAHQWSWEARYAGQDGTFGTKDDVVTWNDLRVPAGVPVWVQLVSTDVVHGFALPAFRVKLDAIPGRVNQTWFQAAREGAWEVACYQHCGTSHYRMRGVLTALSPEAYAAWLREAGRQAVQAYDADDTAAHWGWAWRTP
- a CDS encoding glycosyltransferase 87 family protein → MQPASTPLETSSLPGSPRSWRDRLPWPLVLVALGAWVLRALAFFHRTGPLGYPMDYDEGVYFSAASLLLRGDLPYRDFIFVHPPGALLLWAPGAALTLGLDAATAYGVARYLAVTVGALCVFLAGRVAWRAWGPLAGCVAALTYAAYPEAVLVERGTFLEPLLNVLCLGFANLWLASDTPSRARRIGAGVLIGLAVSVKLPGGLWLVAALLARPWKESWRDTLTLALIAFATFVVVVAPLAALAPTEFFRDVIAFQALRPADGEPDRWVRLHDIFHERRLGGVVLALVGLGTACVQALRAPTPGRPAARFFATSFVLTVALFLASRTYWNQYNAHLAASEAVLAGLGASALHAFSLRWGRVASRAAAGVALVAALLPGAWHAFQSSKLQAPDVVALARYLRTDVPSNACLFSFEPGWALAAGRLPQGATPVVDVYATMIQDSMSTGDRFDDTAEAFTAPEAQQALRVMLESCRFVVLGWRGTWQLTPESRPWFKQRFVRRFPTGDAGGVDVWERRAP